Proteins encoded together in one Bacteroidales bacterium window:
- a CDS encoding GH92 family glycosyl hydrolase produces MSIKKYFIVFISILSFGLINAQESKNFIQYVNPFVGTKNMGHTYPGATRPFGMVQLSPETDNQAYAINGKYNPQTYEYCSGYQFKDFTIVGFSHTHFSGTGHSDLGDFLVMPTVGKLLLNPGTSSAPETGYRSRFSHNNEKAEPNYYQVYLSDYRINAEFTSSKRVGFHRYTFPKTDSANIILDLMAGIYNFEEKNVWTFIRIENDTLVTGYRQTQGWARTRTVYFALSFSKPIKEYGHKKYDKQLYRGFWRKFDETKNFPEMAGRQIRAYFQFDMDEGEEILLKFALSSTSTVGALRNLKAEIPHWDFNRIKKEGQDEWNQELAKIQVETQTLADKETFYTALYHSFLSPIEYMDVDGAYKGLDGNIHYAEGFTNYTIFSLWDTYRALHPLFNLIQPTRNKDMMESLLAHYDQSVHPMLPVWSHYANENWCMIGYHSVSLLADAMIKGVLKPESYQRALSASVQTANTSYYDGIEFYKELGYVPDDKNSYSVSKTLEYAYDDWCIAQMANTLNDKKVSEKFETRALSYQNVFNPDKGSMAPKLANGEWRKDFDKLSTHGQGFIEGNAWNYSLYVPQAPDKLISLMGGKKAFELHLDSLFTQHLDDEYFAHTEDITRDGIIGLYVHGNEPGHHIPFLYNWTNAPWKTQERVRMIMKTMYSNSNDGLCGNDDAGQMSAWYIFNALGFYPIAPGSDRYAIGSPNVKSANLTFENGNQLQIKVLNQSPKNVYIKHIRLNGKIINRLYLTHNELMQGGILEFKMGSSPNKKAVSIAP; encoded by the coding sequence ATGTCCATTAAGAAATACTTTATTGTTTTTATTTCTATTTTGAGTTTTGGACTAATCAATGCTCAAGAAAGCAAAAATTTTATCCAATACGTAAATCCTTTTGTAGGCACAAAAAATATGGGACATACCTATCCTGGAGCCACTCGCCCTTTCGGGATGGTACAGCTTAGCCCCGAAACAGATAACCAAGCTTATGCCATTAATGGAAAATACAATCCTCAAACTTATGAATATTGCTCTGGTTATCAATTCAAAGATTTTACTATTGTGGGTTTTAGTCATACCCATTTTAGCGGTACCGGTCATTCCGATTTAGGTGATTTTTTGGTGATGCCAACCGTAGGAAAATTGCTATTAAATCCGGGGACTTCTTCAGCACCGGAAACAGGATATCGTTCTCGCTTTTCGCATAATAACGAGAAAGCAGAACCAAATTATTATCAAGTTTATTTATCTGATTACCGGATAAATGCAGAATTTACCTCAAGTAAAAGAGTAGGTTTCCATCGCTATACTTTCCCTAAAACAGATAGCGCAAATATCATACTCGATTTAATGGCTGGGATTTACAATTTTGAAGAGAAGAATGTCTGGACTTTTATTCGGATTGAAAACGATACATTGGTAACGGGATATCGTCAAACTCAGGGTTGGGCAAGAACGAGAACAGTCTATTTCGCTCTTTCATTTTCCAAACCGATAAAAGAATACGGCCATAAAAAATACGACAAACAGCTTTATCGCGGGTTTTGGCGTAAGTTTGACGAAACAAAAAACTTTCCTGAAATGGCTGGACGCCAGATTCGAGCTTACTTTCAGTTTGATATGGATGAAGGCGAAGAGATTCTTTTAAAGTTTGCTCTTTCATCAACATCTACTGTCGGGGCTTTGCGTAACTTAAAAGCTGAAATTCCACACTGGGATTTTAATCGTATTAAAAAGGAAGGTCAAGATGAATGGAACCAAGAATTGGCTAAAATTCAGGTTGAAACTCAGACTTTAGCCGATAAAGAAACATTTTATACTGCACTTTATCATAGCTTTTTAAGCCCAATAGAATATATGGATGTGGATGGCGCATACAAAGGATTGGACGGCAATATTCATTATGCAGAAGGCTTTACGAATTACACCATTTTCTCTTTATGGGATACCTATAGAGCGCTTCACCCCTTGTTTAATCTTATTCAACCTACAAGAAATAAAGATATGATGGAATCTTTATTGGCGCATTACGATCAGAGTGTACATCCAATGCTTCCGGTTTGGTCGCATTATGCTAACGAAAACTGGTGTATGATTGGTTACCACAGCGTTTCTCTTTTAGCCGATGCAATGATAAAAGGCGTATTGAAGCCCGAATCTTATCAAAGAGCATTATCTGCTTCTGTTCAAACTGCAAATACATCATATTATGATGGTATTGAATTTTATAAAGAGCTTGGCTATGTTCCTGACGATAAAAACTCTTATTCCGTTTCAAAAACTTTGGAATATGCTTATGACGATTGGTGTATTGCTCAAATGGCAAATACTTTGAATGATAAAAAAGTGTCTGAGAAATTTGAAACGAGAGCACTCTCCTATCAAAATGTCTTCAATCCAGATAAAGGATCTATGGCTCCAAAATTGGCCAATGGCGAATGGCGAAAAGACTTTGATAAACTGAGTACACACGGACAAGGTTTTATTGAAGGTAATGCTTGGAATTACAGCCTATACGTTCCTCAAGCTCCTGATAAATTAATCTCCTTGATGGGTGGAAAAAAGGCTTTTGAGCTCCATTTAGATTCATTATTTACCCAGCATTTAGATGATGAATATTTTGCTCATACCGAAGATATTACCCGAGACGGAATTATCGGATTATATGTGCACGGAAACGAACCTGGTCATCACATCCCCTTTCTTTATAATTGGACAAATGCTCCCTGGAAAACACAGGAACGGGTTCGGATGATTATGAAAACGATGTATTCCAATTCAAACGACGGTTTATGTGGCAATGATGATGCCGGTCAGATGAGTGCTTGGTATATTTTTAATGCTTTAGGCTTTTATCCCATTGCACCAGGATCAGACCGCTATGCTATTGGTAGTCCAAACGTAAAATCTGCAAATCTAACTTTCGAAAACGGAAATCAGTTGCAAATAAAAGTGCTAAATCAAAGTCCAAAGAATGTTTATATAAAACATATTAGACTAAATGGTAAAATAATAAATCGCTTGTATTTAACTCATAATGAATTAATGCAGGGCGGTATTTTAGAGTTTAAGATGGGAAGTAGCCCAAATAAAAAAGCGGTTTCAATTGCTCCTTAA